ACTTTTTCTTAATTTTTCTGCTGCCAAATTTCAGAAATCCAAAACTGGGGACCCATTGGAGACAAAGTACCCGTAAGTACTAATTTCAAGTTATAAATCCTCATCCTGGTTCATTGCTTAGTTATTATGATGTTTCTGTTTCTGTTTTTTGCAGATATGTTTGTCACGCTGAAGTCAATGCCATTCTAAACACAAACCACGCATCTGCGGCTGGACAGGTTAATCTCTTTGAACAATGTTTTCTTGTTTGAGCCAAAGGACCAAAACAATATTCTATGCAACAGCTATCTAGTTGAAAATGCTATCTATTTGCTGTAGAAAACCAAAGACTCTCTCACTTGCAAAGAGAGTGAAACAGCTATTTGCCATAAACAATTTGTGTTCCAAAATATTTGGGTGTTTGGATAGTTCACTTAAGTTTGTTTGTCTTCCTCAAACCTTTTGCAGAAGCTTTATGTCACAATGTTCCCTTGCAACGAATGTGCAAAGATTATTATACAGGTTTGTTCTTCCAACAACTCGTATTGATTTTTCAATTTTGGATCCTAATAAGTTACTGGAGGGGCAATGTTCTATTGCTAATGTCTTCATATCAAACACCAGAACCCGAGTGATCTGTTTAGACCTGTTAACAGTAATGCAAATAGCTTCGTTTTGGTTTTCGCTGTTGCAGTCTGGTGTTGCTGAGGTAATATATTTTGTGGAAAAGAGATTGAATGACTCAGATATTGCCTATGTAGCATCTCACAAGCTCTTAGCCATGGCCAACATCAAAGTAAGGCCCCTTACATTAATCAGTTGATGACCTTACACTAGAATGATTTGTTTTGGGGATCTTGTTATGGTATCTAACGCTGTGTTAACCAAAATTTTCAGGTTAGGAAACATCAACCAGAGATGGACCAGATCTTGATCAAGTTCGAAGAAGACTTACTGTGACCAGGGACCTAACTGGTTCTAATTCAAACAGTAGGAGCAAACCTGAAGACATATTCACTTAAAGACTTGGCTCTTTCTTCATTTAGTATTCCTGTTTGAACGTTTAAACACAAATTCAAGGACTTTTGCACAAACAGATAGAGAAGCATTACGAAACCAAAGACAAATTTATCACAAAGAAAGCTTAGACTCGGTAGTTTTGAGGGAGAGGCATAACACCGTCAAAGAAATCACCAAAATAGCCAGGCGGCTCATGTACAAGTCTTGCAATGATGTCTCTGAGAGTGATGAGTCCTTCAAGGTTACCTGAATCATCCACCACATACATCCTATGGATCTTCTCTGCGTCTAGCATCAAAATCAGTTCCTTCAGCGTATGGTTCTTAGTGCAAGCGATGACACCACTCAGGATAGGTGCTGATGTATCCCCATGCTTCTCCAGATGCTCTCTAACCGCTACTAAGAAGTTCTTCGTTGTGATTGACCTAAAACAAATGACCAAGAGAAAGCATTGATGATTGACCAATGCCGCCAACATGTAATAATATTACAAAGTATTATTAACCTGTAGTCATGGTAAATCTCAGGTGCAGTGAGGAGAAAGTGAACATCTCTAAGGCTAATGTTGCCTACTGGCTTCTCACTTTTTCTTTCAACGACGGGTATGCCTCCAATTCTCTTTCTCCTCATCAGCTTGAACGCCTGAAGAACTGGTTCATCTTCATATATCTGAAAAAGAAAAAGGGTGATGGTATGTTTAGAAGAAAAAAGAACTCAATGGAGCTATAAGTTAGGATTTCAAGCTGACCTTTATGATATGATCCTTTGACATAATGGGAAGACCGACTTCAGAGAGAGTTTTGACACCCCAATCCTCAAACCAGTGAAGCCCTGCGCATTCTGCAAGCATATGGATAACTCCTGACTGTGTGATTATGTTCTCTATCTTTGCTTCGCCTAGATCAACAACTGGGATGCTCTTCATTTTGTACTTGGAAAGAAGCAACAGCATGGTTAAAAAGGAGTTGTCTTTCTGCAGAGCAAGGAAGGGTGCCCATCTGAATGTTCCAGAGATATCTCGAACCTGTCAAGAGAGAGGAATATCAATATGCGTTTCAGCAAGTGACAAAACTTGTGGGGGTTGTTACTTCACCTTGGTGTTCTTGTATAGCTCTGAAGAAGTAAGGACCTCAAAGAAGTTTCCAGAAGTTACAGCTGAATCTCCGTTATCCAGGATAACGGCGGTGAAGTCATGAGAAACTCCATTTGAACCTGCAACAGCAGGGCTCCTTGGAGATGTTGGGTCCAACTGTTTTTAATAAAGTAGACAAGTAAAGCAAATACATGAAATTTTAGTTCACTCGGTATCACAATCTAGTTGGTACCAGGTCACCTCTTGTAGTTTCATGAAGAAGGTTAGAAGAAACACTGACCTGATGCAAAAGCCAGACAACAATGCCTGGAAACTCCACAATACCGATGTAGCGGTCAATCCAGCTGGCATCTTCAGGCGCGTCAACATCTACAACAGGAGCGCTCAAAACCTTGAGTTTCGATAGTGTCTGAACAGCTTCAGCCAAGCTTGTATCTGATCTTAACTCGATGTCTACACAGGAAAAGATATCAGCACATGTCTGAGTTAGCAGAACTGAAGCAACTTCTGATAAACTGTGATAAGAATATGCAATATATAGTTTTCCAAGCAAAAGAGATACAATAAACAATGATAAGGTCCCAAAAGCTTAAGAGAGAAACTGTTTTCAATATTCTAAATTGGCAAGTTCTGACTTGAAGAACTTTCTTTAACTTGAATTTTAATCCAGACCACATAGCCAACTACAATTCATCAACACAGACTTATTAAGAGATCACGGGACCCATCAGTAAGGATATGATATTATGGTGGTATAAACTTCTTAGATCAATCAACATACTTTCCTTTTTTTTTTTTTGAAACACGAACATACTTTCCATATATCAATCAAATATCTAATCTTTCATAAAACATCATGAGCATCCTTCAAAAAAAAATTATGATCATATATCTAGATACGTCTCTATCAAATTGATTCTGGCGCAAACTCAAACCAAAGCTGATTCAAACACATAAGAGTTGACCAACTCCAACTAAATACCTTGTGAATGAGAGGAGAGAGGGAAAGCAGAGACAGGGATGCTCTCGAAGCATGCGTTGAGCTTCTCGTTAGGGCTGAGCTGCGGCTTCTGCTCATCCCAGAGATCTTCCACACGCATCCCTAGCTTAGCTTCCGGGCTCGACACCTCACTTCGATGCCCTAAGCTCTCGCTCCTCACTATCTTTATCTCCGGCACACTCGCCATATTTCCAACAACACTGTAAAGGTACCGTCCTTTTTCTCCGGCAACACCAAAATGATGACAAAGACCCCTCTCTTATGATCCGTCAGAAGGTTTCTACAATCTTCAACTGTAATAGAGATTGAAGTATACCCATTACGATCGCGACACCATAGTATAGTAGAGATCTCGCTGCGGAGAATAATTCAGAAGAAACAAAAGACCCCCCGTGTCTTTAATGTTTTGAATTATACCCTATATGTTATTAATTGATCAAACAAATCCATGAATTTTCTATTGGATCATAAAGATACGGGCTTATTTGAAACAAAATGGATTTATTGGGTGTAAATTATAATTTGTTTTCTCGTTGCCTTCCAGTCGTTGGTGGACAGGGTACGGTAGACTGGAGTAGTTGTATTGTACTCCTTCAAGTACACTCGAGATCTGAGTCGTTGGATTGAAACCTGTTAACACGTGGAAGATCGACAGGGATTGGTCGCGATAGCGGAAAGCAATGAGTATCATAATATGTCTCCTTCTGTGAAAGTCATGCTTATCTGTATCATCATCATTCATCTCATCTTTAATACTACTTTTGTGTCCGCGCCAAATATTTAATTTATTTATTTGGCTTAGATCATTATGCCGACCTGTATAATGCGGATAACAATGTTTATGATTGGTGCAGAAAGAACTCCGGGCCTGATGGGTTCACAGCTTCCTTTTATCATCAATTCTGGGATGTCATAGCTCAGGATGTTTATTGTATGGTGAGAAGATTCCTTGTCAGAGGCGCATTAGATGATGGCATAAATCATACCCATATATGTCTCATCCCAAAGTTCCAAAGTGCTTCCGATGTATCTGATTTCCGTCCTATCAGTCTCTGGTCCGTTGCATACAAACTTATCTCTAAAATCATGTGTCAACGCCTTCAACAATGTCTTGATGGAATCATCTCTGAATCACAAGCAGCCTTTGTACCTCGTCGTCAAATCTATGATAATATCTTGGTTGCTCACGAATTGATCTCGGCCTTATCGTCAAAGATTGATTGCTCTCGTTAGTATATAGCAGTCGAAACTGATATCAATAAGGCTTATGATTGAGTGGAATGGTCCTTTTTGGAAGCAACTATGCATCAGTTAGGTTTTGATGATCGTTGGGTGGCCTTAACAATGGAATATATACGATCTGTTTCCTACTCAGTCCTTATCAATGGCCTCCCGTATGGTAACATCAAGCCAACGAGAGGTTTACGACAAGGTGATGCAATGTCTCCATATCTATTTCTTCTGTGTGGGGAAGTTCTCAGTCAAATGTTGGACTATGCTCAACACACTAATCAGCTCCAAGGCATGAAGTTAGCTCGCAGATGTCCTACTATATCTCATCTATTCTTTGCCGATGCTTTTCTATTTTTCTGCCGTGCTACTCTGCAAGATGTAACATGTTTGGCTTCGATATTTGAGCAATATGAAAGGATCTCGGGTCAAAAAGTGAATTATGATAAATCTTCTATCATATTTGGTAAAAGGATTGACACTACAGTACGTGCTCAAATTCATCAGGTCTTGAAGATTCTTTCAGTTGAGGGTGGAGGTAAATATCTGGGGTTACCAGAACAGTTCAGTCGTAGTAAAGTCTCAAATTTCCATAGTGTGGTTCAAAGCATGAAGAAGCAGCTCTCCCCATGGTACAACCAATATCTCTCCCCTACTGGTAAAGAGATTTGATTAAATCAGTCTTACAAGCAAAACATGTGTATCCTATGAGTTGTTTCCTGCTTCCTAAAACGGTTTGTGATGAAGTTAATTCTCTGCTATCTGGTTTCTGGTGGGGACAGAGTGAAGGGAAAAGGAAGATTACTTGGATCTCGTGGAAAAGACTATGCTTACCTAAGAAAGAAGGAGGAATGCGTTTTTGTGATCTGAGGGCATTCAATGTGGCTCTTTTGGCTAAGCAGGCCTGGAGAATTATAAATAATCCTCAGTCATTGCTTGCTAGGCTCTATAAAGGAAGATACTATAACTCGTCGACAAGTTCAACTAGTTCTTCTTATGGATGGAAATCCATTCAGGAGGGTAAGAACCTTTTAAAGAAATGTATGGTTTTGCAAGTAGGGAATGGTAGGACAATTCGAGTTTGGGAAGATCTTTGGCTGCTAGTTCTCCCACCACGTCGAATGGAGTCGCCGTGTCTTCTACCTAATATGATAGTATCATAACTCATAAATCAGTCTACAGCTACTTGGAATGAGGAAAAGTTAAATATGTTTCTTCAGCACGAGGAAGTTGAGTTGATTAAGATTATTAGGTTATCAAAGTATAACCAATCTGATCAATATGTCTGGCCTTATACTTCCAATTTGGATTACTCTGTTAAGTCTGTACACTGGACTGCCACACATGATTTTTCGGAGGATGATGCGATAGTCCCTCCTGAAGGATCTGTTATTTTGAAGGCGCAAATCTGGAATCTGGAAATAATCCCAAAAATACAGCAGTTCATATGGAAGGTCATTTCAAGAGCTCTTCCTGTCTATGTCCAGCTATGTTCTCGTGGAATCAATACGGATCCAACTTGTCATCGTTTCTGTATGGAGGATGAGACAATCAATCATGTTCTTTTTCTTTGCCCTCATGCTCAAGCTACCTGGCGATGTTCAGGTCTTCCTCTATTCAATCTTCAGTCTTCTAATCTTGAAGAAAACATATCGGCTTTATTCGCATTTATGAATAATGTTGATACTTCTAAAAAGATTTCCAAGTTCTCTTTTTGGGTGTTATGGTATATCTGGAAATCTCGGAATGAGTACCTCTTTAGTCAAAGGAATGTTCATCCAGTGGAAGATATTTATAGAGAGTCATCAGCCAATGATGAATGGAACTCTATTTATGTTAGTAAAAAAGCTTCTCCGGTCCTTAATCTGAAACCAACTACATGGGATCCTCCTCCTATGGGTTGGTTAAAGTGTAACTTCGATTCTACCTTTAGAAAAGTAAGTAGCAGAGCTGGGATTGGGTGGATTATAAGAGATGCTAAAGGTGTGTTTGTGTGTGTGGGTATGGTTCGTATAAACAACGTCTCAACTGCTTTCCAGGGAGAAGCTCTTACTTTATTGTATGCAATGCATCAAGTGTGGATCCGAGGATGGAGACAAGTCTGGTTTTAAGGGGATAGTACGGAGTTAAATCGTGTTGTCAACCAGGTGGTTCCTCATCATGCTAAACATGGTAATGTGCTTCATGATATTCGTCATTGGATGTCTTTATTATCAGAATGTTCCTTGGGTTCTGTCGATCGGGAAAGGAACATGGCGGCTGATGCGTTAGCCAAATCTATATTAGAAGAACAAGAAGATGTCATATGTTGTTTAATTCCTCCTCTGTGGTTGATAAAATTCTTGTATTGGCCGTATACTATTTAATATCAATGAAATGTTGTTCAAAAAAAAAAACTATCTGAAAGTGTATTATCACACCTCTATATGTTTTTTATTTTGGTTTACGAAACGGAATTCTAAAATTTTGGTTCACACAAATTTTTGTACATTAGTTAAATAAATGATAACTTGTTTTAGTTACAGCTAGTGCGGCTCTGAAGCTTGAGAAACACCAGCTTTAGGCGCCAAATTAGCTTATATATATATTTATGAGCATCATAAATACCAAAACATGCATGTATCCTAGTGATTTTGTGCTTTTTAATTGAGTTAAAAGTTCTCGATTCGAAGTACATGCGCCAACAAAAACTTTTTTGCTTTAGGCAATAATCTAGACTGAACCGGGGCTGGTTACAGCTAATGATGTTTCACTTCAGTGGTAGATGCAGCACAAAATTTTTGAGGTAGCAAATTACACATAAATATTAAAACTAAGATTAAAATGTAATTTTTAGTTGAAGAAAACAGTTAAAATTTGGGCATGTTACAAAGAATTTGAAATTTTTATGGGAGAAAGTGCCAGCAACTTAGTGTATGTACATCCGCCATTGTTTCACTTTGAAACTCAAGAGTGTTTTAGAAATTAAACAAAAAAGATTTAGTCAGCTTATTAGGGATTTATCAGTCTAATTTACTAGGTTAGCAGAGCCGTGATTTATGCAAAAAGAAACATTGGCTTAGTCGCTTAGAGCATTACTTTAAAAATAACACTTAATTACATGTATCTAATTATTTACTAATCTTAACGAATAAAAATGATCTATATGGGTTTTATGAATATGAAGAAGATGAAGTATTAAACTTGATTACATAAGACAAAGGAGCTCTAGTATATAAGGACCCACGTAGAATAATCTGGAATCCTTATCCATACATCTAGCATATACAATTGGAAAGTTAACTAAGCTGGATATAACGATAAGAATGAATCAAAACGATTCTGAAGGATTAACGCTTGAGTCGTACATCCAGCTTGTTTTGTTGTTTCTCTATTTTTGCCTTTCGACCGTTGAACGAAGAGGTTTTAACTTCATGGACTGAGGTTGAGTTATCTTAGGCTTTAGCTATCGGAGGCCCTAATACCTTATGACTCTCATTCCCCCTCAAACTTGTGTAGACAGAGGTGTCTACACCAAATTTGTTTCAGAGTTCAGTGAAAGCTCGACGAGGTAAAGACTTAGTAAAAATGTCTGCTAGTTACTGTGAAGCAGTTATGTGTCTAGTCTCAATCAAGCCCAAGACTACCTGCTCACGAATATAGTGATAATCTGTATCGAAGTTCTTTGACTTGTTATGGAGAGTCAGGCTTTCACTCAGGTATACAGCCGATAGATTATCACACATCAGTATGATAGCTTGGTCTTGAGTAATACCAATATCACGAAGAAGAGAGGAGATCCAAGTGATTTCTTGAGCAGCAGGCCCAAGGGCTCTATATTCCGCTTCAATAGATGGCTCTATATTCCGCTTCAATAGATGGCTCTATATTCCGCTTCAAGCAGAACACAGAAAACCGATGTTGATCATCTAGTTTGTTAACAGCCAGCCCAGTCACTATCATAGTAAGAAGATAGAAGTAGTTGAGCATCTTTCTTAATGTGAAACCCATACTCTAGTGTCCCCTTTACGTATCTTAGAATCCCCTTAAGAAGGCAGAAGTCTGATACCGTAGGAAGATACATCCTCTGACACAAAAAGTTCACCGCATACTGAATATGTGTGATCGTTAAATGCTGCAGTTTCCATGCCAAGCTTCTGATCTTCAAATGGTGTGTCGTCAACTTTTTCTAATCGCTGAGGAAGAGGCGTTGGCATAGGATTGCAGTCAGACAATGATGCTTGATGAAAGATGTCTTCAGCATAAGCTTTCTAATGGAGCAAGAGACCATATTTATAGGACTGAAACTATATTCCGAGAGAGTAGTGAGGAGTACTAAGGTCTTTCATGGAGAACATATCACTGAGTTTCTGTAATAACTGTTGGAGCAGGCGAGGACTACTTCAAGTCAGTAATATATCGTCAACGTAGAGAAGCAGAAGCAATGTCTCATTATTTTTGTGATTGGTGAACAAATAAGGATCAGACTTACTACAAGTGAAGCCAAATTTGATTAGAAAGTGACTGAATGTGTTAAACCATGCTCTAGGAGCCTGTTTAAGACCATAGAGTGCTTTGGTTAGTTTACACACATGATTAGGCTTCTCTGGATCAACAAAACCCTGAGGTTGATACATGTAAACAGGCTTGAGCAACTCTCCATGAAGAAAAGCACTAGTGACGCCAAGTTTTCTGAAAGACCAATCTTTGGAGATAGCAACATCAAGTACCAGTCGTATAGTAGTTGTTCGAACCACTGGACTGAATGTTTCCAAATAATCCAAACCTTCTTCCTGCTCATTACCTCTAGCAACCAACTGGGATTTGAGATTGGCACTGTTCCATCATGATTGAATTTAATAGTGAAGACCCAATATCTACTTAGAATATTCATATCCTCTGTTATTGGAACCAGAGTCCAAATATCCAACATGTGTATAG
This sequence is a window from Brassica oleracea var. oleracea cultivar TO1000 chromosome C1, BOL, whole genome shotgun sequence. Protein-coding genes within it:
- the LOC106313470 gene encoding SNF1-related protein kinase regulatory subunit gamma-1, translating into MASVPEIKIVRSESLGHRSEVSSPEAKLGMRVEDLWDEQKPQLSPNEKLNACFESIPVSAFPLSSHSQDIELRSDTSLAEAVQTLSKLKVLSAPVVDVDAPEDASWIDRYIGIVEFPGIVVWLLHQLDPTSPRSPAVAGSNGVSHDFTAVILDNGDSAVTSGNFFEVLTSSELYKNTKVRDISGTFRWAPFLALQKDNSFLTMLLLLSKYKMKSIPVVDLGEAKIENIITQSGVIHMLAECAGLHWFEDWGVKTLSEVGLPIMSKDHIIKIYEDEPVLQAFKLMRRKRIGGIPVVERKSEKPVGNISLRDVHFLLTAPEIYHDYRSITTKNFLVAVREHLEKHGDTSAPILSGVIACTKNHTLKELILMLDAEKIHRMYVVDDSGNLEGLITLRDIIARLVHEPPGYFGDFFDGVMPLPQNYRV